From the genome of Bos indicus x Bos taurus breed Angus x Brahman F1 hybrid chromosome 19, Bos_hybrid_MaternalHap_v2.0, whole genome shotgun sequence:
AGGGAGTGGAGACAGCTGGCATGGACATTTTTTTCAAGATGTTGGGCCAAGAACAGACAGAGATACAGTGTTAACTTTAGATGGaactagaaatgaaaatctttttctaCGCTAACCAGGGAGTGGAGGAAAATACAGGAcaaaagaaataatcaataaaccctaTGGAGAGAAGCAGGGCACAGATGTCAGGGTTGTTCTTAAGATGCGAAGGACCTACTTCCATTTGTGAAACTGACGGACAAAATGATCGACTGATTTGGAAGATAGATATCTGGTACTTTTCTTTGATAGATGTTGTTTATCCTCTGGGAAGTTGGGAGCCAGGCCATGAGTAAGGAGTTTGTAGGCTGAACCTTTTTTCCTCAGCTAGTCAAAGTAGGAGGTTTCCAGCAGGACAGAAGTAGTCAAAGCACTAAAGCACGAGCCTAGTGGGAAGtgggctgaggctgaagctttAAAATTCGAGGGATGAGAGGCTGACTGAGAGGAAGTGTGATGTTCCTCTCATCCAGAGGAAAGCTGCATTTGGGCCACAAAATGAGAGGTTCTTTTCCCCGAACCTCGTGCTGGGGCTTTGATTTTGGGTCCCTCTGCCTCGTCTAGTCAATTTGCCTTCCCCAGCTTGTCTCTCACGTCTAGGCCTCGAGCCTCCTTGTCCCCACCGAGGACCAGCTGGAAGCCATTTTGATTAAGCTCCACCACAGAAGGAGGACAATACAGCCCCGCCCAGAGTCAGGCGCGCCCCCGCGGCGGGCCGCGTGCGCGTGTCCGCGCCTCTTCCCGCCGGCCTGGCGGGCGCCGGGGCCAGgccggggcggcgcggggcgggggttgggggtggttATGTAAGCGTTGCGCGCTCCCGCGAGGCAGCAACCAATGAGGAGCCTCGGTGACTCGGGCTCGCGCAcgcagggtggggggagggagcgCACGACGTGCGCgcgccctctccctcctccaccgCTGCCGCCTCCTTCTTCTGCCGCTCCTGGTGCTGCTTGTGTGCTCGTTCCGTGCGGACCTGGTACCTCTTTTGTGAAGCGGCAGCTGAGGAGACTCCGGCGCTCGCCATGGCGGACGAAAAGCCCAAGGTGAGCTCGGCGCCGGCCTCCGCGCCTCGCCGTGCGGCCGGGGTCACGGCGCGGGCCGGGGTCCGGCCTGAGCCCGCCGCGGGCTCCCCGCGCCTTCCCGGGCCCCCCACGGGGCGGCCGCGGCTCAGGCCCCGGCGCTCCGCGCcattttcctccctcccctcttcctcccgcCCGCGCGGGAGGAGGCCCCgccgccctcccccgcccccggccgccTCGGAGTGCGCGCCGGGCGCGAGTTGGGCGGGCGAATCGCGGACACCCGCGGGCCCACCGGCCGCGAGCGGGGCTTCTCGGGCCCGGTTGGCCGGGCGCGCGTAACGAGGGGCGTTAGGGCGCGCGGTGTCCCCACCCTCGGCGGACCCCGCGCCGGGGCGGGTGTTGCCGCCTCTGCGGTGGCGTGGAGTTCCCTCGGCCCAGGGCTTCCCCGCTCGGGGGTGGGGGCCGCAAGCatttggggacccctgcccctGGCCGCACTGGCCGGCTGAGGGCTCGGGGTGAATCAATGGGCTGCCGATGGGCTGGAAGCCGGATGCCTGTCGGGCCGTCTTcaggggcaggggttgggggattCCCGGGGAGTATTTCCCACATTTTTTGTCAGAATGGGCAGGGGCTTTTCCCTGGGTGCCAAGTAACCCTTAGCTTGCCGAGACCATGTGGTTTGGAGAAGTTGGAGGCAAATGTACGAGCAGAGAGACTTTGCAGGGCTTAACTTTTTTAACGTGAGTTTTGAGGCACCAGGCTTTTCCCTGGAGGACTGGGGCGCACACTTCTTCCTGGCACACGGGacttttcttttggtttgttttgtgaCCCCCACCTCCCGCCATCCCCTTCCCTTCTGAAGTGGTTTAGGGACTACAGAATTCTTTCTGCACTTGATTTTGGTGAACTTCAGATTTTGTCGAAATCTACAAGGAAGACTCGGAATAAAACTGTGCATTTGACTCATGACAACAGAGGGGAGTGGAGAAAAAGCtcttaactaaaaataaacaaaaatgaagctGCTCATAGAGGCGAACAATAATAGTGGTTCTGAGTTATTACTGTTGCTTCCGAGAGAATCAAAGGATATTCCTCAGTtaggtgtgtgtttgtttgtttaatgtagTTTGAGATTTGTTGGTGAAGTTAATTTGCTAACTTTTAACGAGATTTGTGATGAGTTTTGAATTGCAAACTCtagatttttgtttcttgtgtACTCAAAGCACTTTAAAAGGAGAAAGGATGCTTGTTTTTAATCGTTTTAGAGCAAAGATATATTTTGGgagatgtcattttttaaaactcagaatcAAAAGGGCATTGCAGTAAATCGAAGAGGGTACATCTTTAAAAATCGATCGTTGATACTGATAGTATTGGAGGTAGGCTGCTTTTCTGTTTCTGCGACAGCTATTTAATATTGTTGCTTCAGGATTTCTCATCTTTCAGATTGATTTCAGCAGCTGAAAACAGCTGTATGCTCTGTTGTCATACAGAATGAGAAACCTGTTGATTTCTGAAGTGACTTGGGCTGTTGCTTTAAAAGGTGTTTGTCTTTCACATTTTCCaaattatacttaaattttttttttttcttcaacagGAAGGAGTCAAGACTGAGAACAACGATCATATTAATTTGAAGGTGGCGGGGCAGGATGGTTCTGTGGTGCAGTTTAAGATTAAGAGGCATACACCACTTAGTAAACTAATGAAAGCCTATTGTGAACGACAGGTGAGGAGCTGACATGTGTACTTCCTCtgaataaaacagattttaaaaaacacaaacattttctTGAGAAATAGAAACCAGCATAATATGACAATAGATTGTTTTtggtagaatatatatatacacttacgTACTTGACATGTCAGAGTTTTATCATACACttgctttgttgatttttcaTGAAACCCCTTAAGATGGTTAATATACATGATTCTGATTCTGTGCCATAATGCATTCTTGTCAGGCTCTTTTTTGACAATTTAAAATTTGTCTTGTGTTGAAACAGTTTATTTCGAGTATTTTAACCAACTTGGAAATAAAACTAAATGTACGTTTAAGGACATTGCAAGTTTTCTGAAGCATGTAAaattgtaatattttctttttacactAATAGTAGAGGTCAGGCGTAAACACTGCTATATTAAAGACATTTGAATTTTACTCagaaaatagtaaattttttACATCAAGAAGAGGAAGTAGAAATCAACAGATGCTAGGAGGTAAATAAGCTTTAAGACAAAGAAGCTTCCTTTTGTGATGTTGAGTCTATAATACTACAAGGCAACTTTAAAGTTGACTTTTGCAAGTATAGCAGAAACTAGTAGATCAGTTAATCCAACAATAAGTATTTTTCTTACTTTACCCTGGGTGAATAACATATAAAAGTTTGGAAAATTATTCTGTTAGATTAAAACAATTTATCTACATTGCACATTGACCTCCTAAAAATAGGTTCAAAATAAAGTTAGAATCTACAAGTTTCGAGGGGTGCCTCTACAAGTTGGGAGATTGAATTCGAATTGATACTTGGGTCTCCTTTATGACATTGAAAGGCTTCTTAAAGAAACCGAAGACTTCAAGTTTGAATATTTTATGCCTAATTTACTTATATAATAATACtgtgattataattttttatataggTAAGCTTGTTCATAATTCTTTACAAAGATACGCCCTTCAGTGTACTTTTATTTGAAGCATTTTGGTTAAATCCTGTAACAGTAAATACATACTTATTAATTATGCTAAAGAATACAGTATTTCAGCAATAATACCCCTTCAGGTTACAGGGGAATTTTAAAAGGTGGAACTTTTATGTAGCACAACCTTATACAAAATAGAAACTCATGCTTAGATTTGGTAACTTTTAACAAAATCCTCTGCGTATCATGCCTAACTCTTCTCTGATTACTATTAAATTTTAGCTTTCATTTAAAACTGGACTGAAAATTTTTGAACTTAGAGAAAGATACATTGAATACCCATGAGTCTACCCCTAGATTAAGTTTACgtatttttttttgcaagatGCATATAAACTGGGGCATTATACTGTGTCCCAGAAAAAGTAAAGCACATCCTCTGTATTCCAGATTTTCCTTTTATAGGGAATTGTAATATAAGGTCAGTTAGTGGGTCAATCAAGGattttttagttttccttctGTGTTAAAATAAATCTGTACTGCCCAGATTaaagttttctttgatttttctcagtTATTAGGCATAAGATGGGGTATTGAGGCCATTCTTTCTTTGCACTAGAGGAAAAAACATTGGCCATCCATAAAGAATATAATTCTACTGTATATCCGTTGGAATGCAAATAGGATTTGAAGATAGTATCCAGGAAGAATTTGGAAAGATGTTTATTCCCATTTTCCTCTTAAATGGGGGAAACCTCAAAGGTTTGAGTGACAGAAGGTCCCTGTTTACTTTGCAAATGATTTCTCTGGTTCTAAGGAAGAGGACTGAGTCCCTGCTTTTTAAGTGTGGTACATGTTATTTCAAAAAAAACTCAGTATTTATCCCATCTAATTTGCAGAGCTTAAGTTTTTTGGCAGGTGAGGAAGAAGACCAAGAATTTCCTATCAAGGTTTTAATTGAATGCTCATATTTACTTTCTTATGCACTCATTTGGCATTGGATCTCTGGAGGAGTCCAAGTGAATGCCTACCAGGCATCTCAGACTAAACATGCAAAAGAGGACCCTTGATTCTTCTATAGTGTCCCCACTCAGTAAATAGCATCATTTTACATCTAGTTGCCGAAACCTTAGGATCTTCATTGATGATGTAACATAACTCAAAATCCATCACCCAATTGTGTTCTCTGTCTAAACTTGGCCCGGTACAGTAGCCACAAGCCGTATGTGACCGATTACCACTTGAGATGTGGCTAGTCCAAATTGAGATGTGCTGCAAAGTGTAAAATAAATGCCAGATTTTGGAGACTCGGCATGACAGAAGGTTCAGTTGTTAAAATGTTGATTGTATGTCGAAGTGATAGTATTTTAATTATGCTgagttaaaacatttttattaagctTTTACTTACTTGTAACTTTCTAGTGTGGCAgctagaaaacttaaaattacatGTATGGCTCACACTGTATTTCTATTTGATAGTGCTGAGCTCTCAATCATTTTTAGTCTACGCTTGATTACTAcctcagggacttctctgattTCAAGTGCCCTTGTTCACTCagttctcttttttgtttgttttgatgtttttttCATTGATTATTGTATTTACCTGTCTCTGCAttaaatgtaagctccatgagcaTAGggctgttttgttcactgtttgtCTAGATAGATCCTGGACCAATACTGGCTTACAGAATGTCttcaaatgtttataaaatgataGAGATTCAGCCTAGTATCTCTAGAGGTTGGTTTCTAAATAAGTTTTTCATTCACATGTAGAATTAGTTTGCCCACTTTATATCAGCCACAGGTCCTTCAGCTAAATGACTGAAagcatagtattccattttagTATAAATTTACCCCAACCCTAGTTGTTTTCTAGGGTGTCAAATGGTTTCAGAGAGCCCAGAATAATTGGTTTAGTCCAGTTCATTTTTGTGAAATGAAGAAGTGGGAACATGTAGAGATAGCCTCACACAGCTCTTCTGGGGCACAATTAAAGCTCAATGTTGAGATTTATAcataagagaaaaccaagtactGGTTTAGTATAAATTCATTGTTTAATTTTACATAGTTTATGGAATCTTAAAAGCCAATTTCCTGAATTTTGGACTTTTGATCTCTAGCAAAATAAAAGAGCTTTTATTGATAAGGAAAAGCATAAAAAGGTGGCAATAAAGGAGTACAATTTGCTTGTGTTCTCCTGGCCCTgcctttcccctcccccctccttaATTTGAATGGTCACACCGTTGACCTTATGTCCTTATCAGTGGATGTAGTGAGGGAAGAACACGGCATATAAAAGGTGCTTAGTGTTTTGTTGAAGCAATCGTCTCCAATCTAGTGTTTGTAAATATGTAATAATACTAATGGCTTGGCATTGGATTCTTGGTTGCTTTGTGTAATCACAAACTAAATTTGAAAGTCATGAGGAATGAATTAGGTTATGGCTGTCACCTACCTAGTGGGGGATTGCTTGTGTTCCTCTACCTAGTGGGGGATTGCTTGTGTTCCTCAAGACAAGGGCTAGTCTGGAAGTGGGTGGTATGTGTCAAGACTAGAGTTTTAAAGGAAGCAGTATGTTACATGTAGTTTTAAAGACCAATTCAGTGAATCcttgttgaataagtgaatacAGATGTTAACCGAGTGTTTGTAGAGAATACTTGATCTCAATATTTTTAGTCCTAGGAACTCAGTTTAATTTTCTCTTAAATACTAAAGCAAAGAGTTTGTGTAACAAGAGTTATAGTTTATAATTTGTGCATGATACAGGAATGATTTTGTGTAAGACACTTCCAAGAAAGCTATTTTTCTAGTTAATATATTCACAGCATACCTCCAAAGatactttctatcttgttctcaTGTGGCTGCAGTTACCAACAGCTTCACTGTTTTGCTCCTTTCCCACCCCTGTGACAGGTAGGTAATTCTTGAATAAGTTAAACATTGGAGTCCCCTTTGCAGAAAGTTGCATGTTTCGGCTCATTTATCTCCTTAAATGCACATAAAAATTTCTTGAAGTTAAACTCTAGTAATAGAATTTATTAGTTAAGCTCTAGTAATAGAATGAAAAACACTAGAGTTTAGAGAAAGTAAAAATCACCCCAAATCACCTAACCAGTATGGAAATCTTAACATAATCCTAactgtttctttgcattcttaTTGCGTTTAAACGCTTTGTCCAGGGTTTGTCAATGAGGCAGATCAGATTCCGATTTGACGGGCAGCCAATCAATGAAACAGACACACCTGCACAGGTAAAAATCTCTTTGTGCTAACTTGAGAACAAATGTGTCCATAATTTTCTGAGCAGCTTTGTTAACTTGTGAACTTCTAGtcattggagtatagttcttTACCAGAGTTCAAAGCTATGTAAAATACGGCCAaaggggaataaaaagaaaaaacaggaataAATTCACGAAGTGTTTATGGTTTTTTAATATCTACTTATCACTTAGTAAAGCTAGtaggtcattttattttaatcaaagtTTTCCTCTTGCAAGCAtcatttggaagaaaataattaaaattcctGTCTGTTACTTCAGATTgttgttttccttctgttttcattGCTGCAACTCTAAATCATACTCAGGGTTTCTCACAAGTGATTGATTGGCTATTGTAGCCATTTTAGCTCCTCCTGAAGCCTTGATTACATATATTTCTGAACTGTAGGGAATCTAGTGGTTGTAACTGCAAGTCTCTTGATAGCTTATGTTTCATAAGGCTGTTGATAGTAGGTCTGTTCCCAAACCCTTAGTTGTTTGATCCCTTAATCTCTACATATAACCTCAATTAATCTGTCAGTTTGTAAGGAATCGACTGGGCTACCTTCTGTAGCAGacattttttgtctttgtttctttttaccttCTGAAATTCAATTTAAGACTTCCagttttggggggggggggaattgaCAGCAGAAATTTAAATTGGACCCCTTGTACTTTTGAATTTATCACACCCATAAAAAGTAGGAAGTTATAAATATGAGTGAAACAGAACAtccagattttgtttttgttgataaTCTTCAAAAATTTCACATGTCTATTTTCTGTTGGTGAGTCTCTAAGAAGCAATTATAGTGTGTAGCCACAAGGAGGAGCTGAATTCTCTTGAATGAGAGAAAAAGCTCTCCTGTATCCTTCAAAAGCATTTAAACTTtcactataaaatttaaaaacatttcagtaGTTTCATTTTAGTAGATAGGCTGAAGACCAGTTTTGAtggttttaaaagaattaaaccaTTATGCTGGGCTCTGataatgtattttctgttttttgaaacTCTCACCCACCACCAAAAAGTTCTGGAACTTGTCTGTTATGCTAACTGCAAATAATTAAACCTAGGGAAGGTTTGTTCACAACTGCATTTATAAAATCTTCAAATTGAATTTGGAATTGACCATTTTAGTATTTGGAATTGAATTTGTTTTAGAataaaactgactcattttagaATTGTTCTTCCAGTATTAAGTAGCAGAGTTGTATAAATTAGAACATCTTAGCAGCCAGTTTTAACAGCAGTATAATTGTTAATGCACTTAACCATTTTCTAGGTACTTTCTTTGACTCATTGAATTCTTATAACTGAatgatctccattttacaaatagagAATTGAgacttaatattttaatactttagcCCTACTTGTACTATGATTCAACTTCATTAGCAACAGTTCCCTTTTGATTTCAACAAGTCTGTTTTTCCCATATGCCTTTCCTTACTTCATAGTGGTAACCACTGTTTTGTATATAGGCAAAGATATATTCCTGTTGTACACACatttacacaaaattaaaaatatgtatacaaatgTAATACTATATTGTATGTGATGCctggtttttaaatttgttttttagccTAATACTATCTCTAagggatattttcttttctgcatgTGTAAATCTTACTTATTCTTTAATAATAGCTACATGGTGTTTCATGTATGCATGTACCATATTTCTTTGGGTTTTTGATAATTtggttatttccaggtttttgcTCATCTAAACATTGCATTGAGAGCCTTCATACACATCACTTTTATTTTAAGTAATGAAAGATGAGATTATTTAACTCATGGTCATActcattttttaacttaaaactcAGTTTTCTATAATGTTAATAAAAAGACCAAGTGAAAAATTATTCAAACCTAAGTCTAATGCTACTTTAAGCTGTGGGACATCGGAAATGACACTGGAAGGGGTAGAACTCATTCAGGATATTTAAGTCTGatagttaaaacattttaagaactgAGTAACCAATGGTgggttattttttctcatttgtgcTAGTTGGAGATGGAAGATGAAGATACAATTGATGTATTCCAGCAGCAGACAGGAGGTGTCTACTAAAAAGGGAACCTGCTACTTTACTCCAGAATTCTGTTGCTCCAGACCAAGAAGACATTCTCAATTAGAAAACCGCAATTTGGTTCCACCGCATCCTGACTACTACAGTATAGTTTCtctattctttcattttccccttcCCCATTCCTTTATTGTACATAAAGTAACTGGT
Proteins encoded in this window:
- the SUMO2 gene encoding small ubiquitin-related modifier 2 isoform X1, with amino-acid sequence MADEKPKEGVKTENNDHINLKVAGQDGSVVQFKIKRHTPLSKLMKAYCERQGLSMRQIRFRFDGQPINETDTPAQLEMEDEDTIDVFQQQTGGVY
- the SUMO2 gene encoding small ubiquitin-related modifier 2 isoform X2, which encodes MADEKPKEGVKTENNDHINLKVAGQDGSVVQFKIKRHTPLSKLMKAYCERQLEMEDEDTIDVFQQQTGGVY